The following are from one region of the Amycolatopsis sp. QT-25 genome:
- a CDS encoding ESX secretion-associated protein EspG — MFNGRVSTSTTAVFDVIDEVIAPLAAEVPERPSVMEFYDPQLAVPPVLADEEPTPGLTLAEEVEQYTRFVSGMATIGLAPGGEVTPEAVGLYRALRGGFIRGVVTGVFPSRAEPWEVRFFGDEDYTTVLNKLGRRARLRSGFLSALPGWVFDGLPDHPPGTGETVRIETDAGGLIPLRAREAVEVIREGASRPRHGTVLVDLAVRNAILAEYPHGAFGLVDNDLGRYQFSAAMDGDGRWTLTWGPASRSTAEQWIVKAVQNHA, encoded by the coding sequence GTGTTCAATGGTCGGGTGAGCACTTCAACGACCGCTGTCTTCGACGTCATCGACGAGGTCATCGCCCCGCTGGCCGCCGAGGTTCCGGAGCGTCCCTCGGTGATGGAGTTCTACGACCCGCAGCTCGCCGTGCCGCCGGTGCTGGCCGACGAGGAGCCGACTCCAGGGCTCACCCTGGCCGAGGAGGTGGAGCAGTACACCCGGTTCGTGAGCGGGATGGCGACCATCGGGCTGGCCCCCGGCGGTGAGGTCACGCCCGAGGCCGTCGGGCTGTACCGAGCGCTGCGCGGCGGGTTCATCCGCGGCGTGGTGACCGGGGTGTTCCCGTCCCGCGCGGAGCCGTGGGAGGTCCGGTTCTTCGGCGACGAGGACTACACCACGGTGCTGAACAAACTGGGCAGGCGAGCGCGGCTGCGGTCCGGTTTCCTCAGTGCGCTGCCGGGCTGGGTGTTCGACGGGCTGCCCGACCATCCGCCGGGTACCGGCGAGACCGTGCGCATCGAAACGGACGCGGGCGGGCTGATCCCGTTGCGGGCCCGCGAGGCCGTCGAGGTGATCCGGGAGGGTGCTTCGCGGCCGCGGCACGGCACGGTCCTCGTCGATCTCGCGGTGCGGAACGCCATCCTCGCCGAGTACCCCCACGGCGCGTTCGGCCTGGTGGACAACGACCTCGGCCGGTACCAGTTCAGCGCGGCGATGGACGGCGACGGCCGCTGGACGCTCACCTGGGGCCCGGCCAGCCGGTCGACGGCCGAGCAGTGGATCGTGAAGGCGGTGCAGAACCATGCGTGA
- the topA gene encoding type I DNA topoisomerase: protein MSGEQDSVAGARTKKTAASDDGAGRRRLVIVESPTKARKIAPYLGGNYVVESSVGHIRDLPRGAADVPAQYKGESWARLGVDVDNDFKALYVVTPDKKSKVTELKSLLKDVDELYLATDPDREGEAIAWHLLETLKPKVPVRRMVFHEVTEQAIRAAADSTRELDGDLVDAQETRRILDRLYGYEVSPVLWKKVMPKLSAGRVQSVATRIVVERERERMRFTSASYWDISATMDAGADASPPTFPARMIAVDGARLATGRDFGPDGQLKASNNEIRVLAEADAVRLAEALKNRDFKVASVEEKPYTRKPYAPFMTSTLQQEAGRKLRFTSERTMRIAQKLYENGYITYMRTDSTTLSESAISAARSQATQLYGKEYVSPSPRQYTRKVKNAQEAHEAIRPSGEVFRTPGQVAKDLDTDEYRLYEMIWQRTIASQMADAKGTTMSVRIVGTAGSGEEVTFASSGRTITFAGFLKAYVEAVDTESGGEADDKQSRLPRLVKDQALTATELSPDGHTTSPPARYSEPSLVSKLEELGIGRPSTYASIIKTIQDRGYVWKKGSALVPSWVAFAVIGLMERHFERLVDYDFTAGMEDELDRIAAGDEHRTQWLSKFYFGGDMGVDGSVGRLGGLKKLVGSGVEDIDAREINSIPLFSDADGHTVVVRVGRYGPYLEREVDGTSQRANLPEDLPPDELTQEIAEKLFATPQEGRVLGTDPVSGHEIVAKEGRFGPYVTELLPEPEPLPEGATAAQKKAAKAKQPKPRTGSLFKSMSIETMNLEDALKLLSLPRVVGKDPESGDEITAQNGRYGPYLKKGTDSRSLTTEDQLFEITLEEALKIYSEPKQRGRSATAKPPLKELGDDPVSGKPMVVKDGRFGPYVTDGEYNATLRKSDSIEELTAERGAELLAEKRAKGPAPKRKAPARKPAASKTAATKSTAAKKTAATKSTATKSTATKSTAAKATAAKKPSTRSTATKTK from the coding sequence ATGAGCGGAGAGCAGGACAGCGTGGCAGGAGCACGGACGAAGAAGACCGCGGCGTCGGACGACGGCGCGGGCCGTCGTCGGCTGGTGATCGTCGAGTCGCCGACCAAGGCCCGCAAGATCGCCCCGTACCTCGGCGGTAACTACGTCGTGGAGTCCTCCGTCGGACACATCCGCGACCTTCCCCGCGGCGCGGCCGACGTCCCCGCCCAGTACAAGGGCGAGTCGTGGGCGCGGCTCGGTGTCGACGTCGACAACGACTTCAAGGCGCTCTACGTCGTCACGCCGGACAAGAAGTCCAAGGTCACGGAGCTGAAGAGCCTGCTGAAGGACGTCGACGAGCTCTACCTCGCCACGGACCCCGACCGTGAGGGCGAGGCCATCGCGTGGCATCTGCTGGAGACCCTCAAGCCGAAGGTCCCGGTCCGTCGGATGGTCTTCCACGAGGTCACCGAGCAGGCGATCCGCGCCGCGGCCGACAGCACCCGTGAACTCGACGGCGACCTGGTCGACGCGCAGGAGACCCGCCGCATCCTGGACCGGCTCTACGGCTACGAGGTCTCGCCCGTGCTGTGGAAGAAGGTCATGCCGAAGCTTTCGGCGGGCCGTGTGCAGTCCGTGGCGACCAGGATCGTGGTCGAACGGGAACGTGAGCGCATGCGCTTCACCTCGGCGTCGTACTGGGACATCTCGGCGACGATGGATGCCGGAGCCGACGCCTCCCCGCCCACCTTCCCGGCCAGGATGATCGCCGTCGACGGCGCGCGTCTGGCCACCGGCCGTGACTTCGGCCCCGACGGACAGCTGAAGGCTTCGAACAACGAGATCCGCGTGCTGGCCGAGGCCGACGCGGTCCGGCTGGCCGAGGCACTGAAGAACCGTGACTTCAAGGTCGCGAGCGTCGAGGAGAAGCCGTACACGCGGAAGCCGTACGCGCCCTTCATGACCTCGACCCTGCAGCAGGAGGCGGGCCGCAAGCTGCGGTTCACCTCCGAGCGCACCATGCGGATCGCGCAGAAGCTGTACGAGAACGGTTACATCACTTATATGCGTACCGACTCCACGACGCTGTCGGAGTCGGCGATCTCGGCGGCGCGCAGCCAGGCCACGCAGCTGTACGGCAAGGAGTACGTCTCGCCGTCGCCGCGCCAGTACACCCGCAAGGTGAAGAACGCGCAGGAAGCCCACGAGGCGATCCGTCCCTCGGGCGAGGTCTTCCGCACGCCGGGCCAGGTAGCGAAGGATCTGGACACCGACGAGTACCGCCTTTACGAGATGATCTGGCAGCGGACGATCGCGTCGCAGATGGCGGACGCGAAGGGCACCACGATGTCGGTGCGCATCGTCGGCACCGCCGGCAGCGGCGAAGAGGTCACGTTCGCCTCGTCGGGCCGCACGATCACCTTCGCCGGGTTCCTCAAGGCGTACGTCGAGGCCGTCGACACCGAGAGCGGTGGTGAGGCGGACGACAAGCAGAGCCGTCTCCCGCGGCTGGTCAAGGACCAGGCGCTGACCGCGACCGAACTGAGCCCGGACGGGCACACCACGTCGCCGCCGGCGCGCTACTCGGAGCCGAGCCTGGTCAGCAAGCTCGAAGAGCTGGGCATCGGCCGCCCGTCGACGTACGCGTCGATCATCAAGACCATCCAGGACCGCGGTTACGTGTGGAAGAAGGGTTCCGCGCTAGTTCCCTCCTGGGTCGCGTTCGCCGTGATCGGCCTGATGGAGCGGCATTTCGAGCGGCTGGTCGACTACGATTTCACCGCCGGCATGGAGGACGAACTCGACCGCATCGCCGCCGGTGACGAGCACCGGACGCAGTGGCTGTCGAAGTTCTACTTCGGCGGCGACATGGGGGTCGACGGTTCCGTCGGCAGGCTGGGCGGCTTGAAGAAGCTGGTCGGCTCCGGTGTCGAGGACATCGACGCCCGCGAGATCAACTCGATCCCGCTGTTCAGCGACGCCGACGGCCACACCGTCGTCGTGCGCGTCGGCCGCTACGGCCCGTACCTCGAGCGTGAGGTCGACGGGACGTCGCAGCGGGCGAACCTGCCCGAGGACCTGCCGCCGGACGAGCTGACCCAGGAGATCGCGGAGAAGCTGTTCGCGACCCCGCAGGAAGGCCGCGTACTCGGCACGGACCCGGTCAGCGGACACGAGATCGTGGCGAAGGAAGGCCGCTTCGGCCCGTACGTCACCGAGCTCCTGCCCGAGCCGGAGCCGTTGCCCGAGGGTGCCACAGCCGCACAGAAGAAGGCCGCGAAAGCGAAGCAGCCGAAGCCGCGGACGGGCTCGCTGTTCAAGTCGATGTCGATCGAGACGATGAATCTCGAAGACGCGCTCAAGCTGCTCTCGCTGCCGCGAGTGGTCGGCAAGGACCCGGAATCCGGCGACGAGATCACCGCGCAGAACGGACGCTACGGGCCGTACCTGAAGAAGGGCACGGACTCGCGTTCGCTCACGACCGAGGACCAGCTTTTCGAGATCACCCTCGAAGAGGCACTGAAGATCTACTCGGAGCCGAAGCAGCGCGGCCGGTCCGCGACCGCGAAGCCGCCGCTCAAGGAACTGGGCGACGACCCGGTGTCCGGTAAGCCGATGGTGGTCAAGGACGGCCGCTTCGGTCCGTACGTGACCGACGGCGAGTACAACGCGACGCTGCGGAAGTCGGACAGCATCGAGGAGCTGACCGCCGAACGCGGTGCCGAACTGCTGGCGGAGAAGCGCGCGAAGGGCCCCGCGCCCAAGCGCAAGGCTCCGGCGCGCAAGCCGGCGGCGTCGAAGACGGCGGCCACCAAGTCGACCGCGGCCAAGAAGACCGCCGCGACCAAGTCGACCGCGACCAAGTCGACCGCGACCAAGTCGACCGCGGCGAAGGCGACGGCGGCGAAGAAGCCTTCGACGCGCTCGACGGCCACGAAGACGAAGTAG
- a CDS encoding serine protease, with translation MTRRLLGTLFAMLTASALVGTAHAEAATTTFAGTVALSNCSGSVVKPPEASLDDPALVLSNGHCLQEGFPDPGEVIVDRPSSRTFSLLSKDGRSSLATLKAKKLLYATMTDTDVSLYQLDTSYAKIKAAYGIAPLTLSATRPTAGVAMDVVSGYWKKIYSCNIDGFVHELHEADWVWKDAIRYTPACKTIGGTSGSPIIETSTGKVVGVNNTGNESGQRCTMNNPCEVDAAGKVTVRKGINYGEQTYQLTSCLSHSELNLSNPDCRAPKP, from the coding sequence GTGACCCGACGACTCCTCGGCACACTGTTCGCCATGCTGACCGCGTCCGCACTGGTCGGGACCGCGCACGCGGAAGCCGCCACGACCACTTTCGCCGGGACCGTGGCGTTGTCGAATTGCTCCGGGTCGGTGGTCAAGCCACCCGAGGCGAGCCTGGACGACCCCGCCCTCGTCCTTTCCAACGGGCATTGCCTGCAAGAAGGTTTCCCGGACCCGGGAGAAGTAATCGTCGACCGGCCATCGTCACGAACTTTCAGCCTGCTGTCCAAGGACGGCCGTTCGTCACTGGCCACCCTCAAAGCGAAGAAGCTGCTCTACGCGACGATGACCGACACCGACGTCTCGCTCTACCAGCTCGACACCAGCTACGCCAAGATCAAGGCGGCCTACGGTATCGCCCCGCTGACCCTCTCGGCCACCCGTCCGACGGCGGGCGTCGCGATGGACGTGGTGTCGGGATATTGGAAGAAGATCTACTCCTGCAACATCGACGGCTTCGTCCACGAACTCCACGAGGCGGACTGGGTCTGGAAAGACGCGATCAGGTACACCCCGGCGTGCAAGACGATCGGCGGAACCTCGGGTTCGCCGATCATCGAAACTTCGACCGGGAAGGTCGTCGGCGTCAACAACACCGGCAACGAAAGCGGTCAGCGGTGCACGATGAACAACCCGTGCGAGGTCGACGCCGCCGGGAAGGTGACGGTGCGCAAGGGCATCAACTACGGGGAGCAGACCTATCAACTGACCTCCTGCCTTTCACACAGTGAATTGAACCTGTCGAACCCGGACTGCCGGGCTCCGAAACCCTGA